From Aliamphritea hakodatensis:
GCTTCTATCGGTTGAAAAGGCGCTTTCTCTTTCGTCAGGGTGTTATAGATTTGTAGCATTTGATTTCGCTTATAACTAGACAGTTCGAATTGAGCTGAACATTATAAAGAAAATTAGCCGCCATGCACCCGATTAGCCGTATTTCTTTACACGCAGATCAAACACTTGCATCACTCCTGCAGCACAAACTTAACGCGACCCTCAAGCTGAAAGAAGTTCAATTGCAAAACGTTCTCAATTACAAATATAATCCCGGCTTTCGCATATCCCGCTCAGCCAGCAGGTAAGTATCTTGTCATCTTCACTTAAGCCAAAAAGCCTTTGCAAACTCAACAAAGACAACATAGCCAAACACTTTGATGAACTGGCAGCCGTTACCCGCCACAGTGAGTATCTGTGCCAGAAATGTGCCCGCTCAGCCAAAGCAAAAAAATGGCTCTGCAAGCCAATTGCGATATAATCAGTTTTTAATTCTGTATCAAGGACATAACCATGCTCAGCCCATCCATGCTTGAGAAACTTAACAGCCAGATCAATCTCGAATTTTACTCATCAAATATGTACCTGCAGATGAGCTCGTGGGCTGAATCCAAAGGCTTTGATGGCTGCGCAGCATTCCTGATGATCCATGCTGACGAAGAAATGCAGCACATGAAGCGCCTGTTCACCTATGTTAATGAAACCGGCGCAATGGCAAGAGTTGGCGCGATTGACGCACCGGTTGAAGAATTTACATCTATCAAAGATCTGTTTGAAAAAGTTTACGAACATGAATGCCTGATCACCCGCAAGATCAACGAACTGGCCCACACCGCATTCAGCAACCAGGATTATTCAACCTTTAACTTCCTGCAGTGGTATGTTGCCGAGCAGCACGAAGAAGAAAAGCTGTTCAAAGGTATCCTGGACAAAATTGAAATTATCGGTGAAGACGGTAAAGGCCTGTTCTTTATTGATAAAGAAATCGGTCAGATGGCGAACGGTGAAGCCGGCGGCAGCATTCTGGAAGCCGAAGCTCAGGTATAACAGCTTCAACTGCACCATCAAAAAAGCCTGTGACAATCACAGGCTTTTTTATTGATGGCTCAGAACCCAGTGCTCAGAACTCATGATCCCCTAACACATATTCAGGCAACTCATCCTCTGCCGGCACCGGTACAGGATTGCCATCGTCATCAATAGCAACGAACTTAAAGATCGCCTCGGTCACTTTTTCACGCAGACCGATACGGCCACGGCGCACCCAGGCTTCAACGTGAATCTGCATAGACGTACGCCCCACTGACAGCGTCTCGGTATAGACCCCCAGAATGTCCCCTACCTTCACCGGACGGATAAAGCTCATACTGTCCAGTGCCACGGTGACTACCCGGGTCTGAGCCCGCTGGCCGGCGCAGATACCCGCCGCCATATCCATTTGTGACAACACCCAGCCACCGAAGATATCCCCCGCCGGGTTGGTATCATTAGGCATGGCAATGGTCCGTGTCGTGAGACGGCCACGGGTTTTATCTGTTACTGCAGGATTCTGCTTCTGCGTATTGGTGTTATCTGATTGATTCGACACAGCGACTTCCGAATATAATTAATGATCTAAAACAGATATATTACTATGCCATATCAGCAACGGACTTGCTGAAGCAATCTTTATTCGTTTTCGCTTCGCCGAGCCAGCTCATCGAGAAGCGCCTGATTCTCTGCATTATCTGATTCAAGATTATCCCAACGGTCAAACATCACCTGCTCTTCAACAGCCAGCCGTTTTCGCCAGCCAACACTTTCAAGCTCGGGCTTCTGATAAAAGAAATCAACGTACCCCAGGCAAAGATACGCAACAGGGGTAACATGCTCGGGGAGATTCAGCAGCTTTTTCAGCTCATCTTTGTCAAAAATACTTACCCAGCCAGTGCCCACTCCCTCCGCCCGGGCCGCCAGCATCAGATTCTGTACCGCACATACTGTGCTGTAGAGATCCATCGCTTTATCATGGGTACGGCCCAGCACGACAGGACCGGCTTTTTCCGAATCACAGGTAATACAGATATTCAGTGGGGACGCCATTATCCCTTCGAGTTTCAGCTGCTGATACAGCCGGGCCTTTTCAGACTCGAACATCTGTGCCGCTTCTTCATTTGCCCTGGCAAATAACGTCTGCACGCCCCGCTTTACTGCTTCAGAACGGATCAGCATGAAATTCCACGGCTGCATAAACCCCACAGAGGGCGCATGATGTGCCGCGTCAAGGATCCGCCCCAGCACATCCGCAGGAATCGGATCCGGTTTAAACTGCCCCCGTACATCCCTACGCGTGTATATAGCTTTATAAAGACCTTCTAACTGTTGCTCAGTAAAACCGTCATCGGTCTGATGCATCATAGGATCGGTCAAAACGCACTCCTGACTCAAAACAAGATATTCAGCGCCGGGCAGGTCTGACCAGCGCGGCAGGCATAAAAAAACGGCTAAAAAGCCGTTTTTTAGCAAAGTCTAGATTACTTCTTCACCCAGCTGTCTTTCAAGCCGATGGTCTTATTAAATGTCGGTGTGGTGACATCGTGGTCGTAACGGTCTGCCACAAAGTAGCCCTCACGCTCAAACTGGAAAACCGTTTCCGGCTCAGCATTAATCAGATCCGGCTCAGCCCAGCAATTATCCAGTTCCATATAGGAATCAGGATTGATGTCCGCCAGGAAGTCATCATCGTTTGGTTTTTCAACACTGAACAGCCGGTCATAAACACGGACTTTAACCTGCTTACCCTGAGTCGCGGATACCCAGTGCATAACACCCCGCGGCTTCATTTCAGCTGGCGGGTTTTCACCCACAGTCCCCGGTACCAGTGTCGCTCTGATTTCGGTTACCTCACCGTCCGTATCTTTAATCACTTCTTCTGCTTTAATGACATAGGCGCTGCGCAGGCGCATAAAGTCACCCGGTACCAGCTTTTTGAACTTCTTACGGGACAGGGTGCTGTCTTCATTGAAGTCATTCCGGTCGATATAGATTTCGCGGGTGAACGGCAGGCTGCGGCTACCCATTTCTTTTTGCGGGTGCGCCGGCGCAGTCATCATCTCCACTTCACCTTCCGGGAAGTTGGTAATAACCACTTTCAGCGGGTTAAGGACACACATAGCACGGGCAGAGTTTTCATTAAGGTCTTCACGGACAAAGAACTCAAACTGCGCCATATCAACAACACCGTCAGTTTTGGCAACAGCCAGACTGTCGCAGAAATTACGCACGGCCTGCGCAGAGTAGCCACGACGACGCATACCGGAGATTGTCGGCATCCGCGGATCATTCCAGCCATTTACCACACCTTCATCCACCAGCTGTTTCAGCTTACGCTTACTGGTGACTGTGTAGTTAATATTCAGACGGCCAAACTCGTACTGACGCGGCTTGCTCGGTACGGGCAGATTCTCAATGAACCATTCATACAATGGACGGTGATCAGCAAATTCCAGGGTACAGATCGAATGCGTGACACCTTCAATAGCATCTTCCTGACCATGCGCAAAATCATAGTTCGGATAGATGCACCATTTGTCACCGGTCTGATGGTGCGACTGCTTGCGAATACGGTACAGAATCGGATCCCGCAGATTCATGTTTGAAGAGGTCATGTCGATCTTGGCACGCAGTACCCGGCTGCCTTCTTCAAACTCACCCTGTTTCATGCGTTCCAACAGATCCAGACTTTCTTCAGCACTGCGTTCACGGAACGGGCTGTTCTTACCTGGCTTAGTCGCCCAGCCACGGTATTCACTGGCTTCTTCCGGGGACAGGTCACAGACATAAGCATTGCCATTGCGGATCAGGTGCTGCGCCCAGGCATAGAACTGATCGAAATAATCAGACGCATAACGTACTTCGCCAGCCCACTTAAAGCCTAACCACTGCACATCTTCTTTAATGGCATCTACGTATTCCTGATCTTCCTTGGAAGGGTTGGTATCGTCGAAACGCAGATTACACTCGCCATTGTATTTTTCAGCCGTGCCGAAATTCAGACAGATAGATTTGGCATGACCAATATGCAGATAACCGTTTGGCTCAGGCGGGAAACGCGTAACAACCTTGCCACCGTTCCGACCCTCCTGGATATCCTGTTCAATGATCTGATGGATAAAGTTCGTCGGCGGTGTATTTGTTGTCGAAGCGTCGTTATTACTCATAGTACGTCTTTGATTCCGTTATTGTATTCACCTGGCTACAGCCAGGCACAAAAGTGAGCAGCATTATAAATCAGCCTCAGGTCAACTGCCACATCACTCAGCATTCAGCTGCATTAATTTTCACCTGACGCAGCCCATTGCCTGACGTATAATCCCTGCTTTGTTTTATTAGGTTTAAAGGTAATTAAAGCCATGATCGTTCTGCAGACTAACTTCGGGGACATTTCCCTGGAACTGAACCATGAGAAAGCGCCAAAAACAGCCGCTAACTTTGAAAAATACGTTAAAGAAGGCTTCTACGACGGTGTAATCTTCCACCGTGTTATTGATGGCTTTATGATTCAGGGCGGCGGTTTCGAACCGGGTATGGTCAGCAAAGAAAACGCTGACAGCATCGAAAACGAAGCTGACAACGGTCTGAGCAACAAAAAATACACAGTTGCTATGGCCCGCACAATGGACCCGCACAGCGCATCTGCTCAGTTCTTTATCAACGTTAGCGACAACACCTTCCTGGATCACACCGCTAAAACAATGGAAGGCTGGGGTTACACAGTATTCGCGGAAGTGGTAGACGGTTTTGATGCGGTAGACAAGATCAAAGCGGTGACCACCACTTTCCGTGCCGGCCACCAGGATGTTCCGACTGAAGACGTAATCATCAAGTCGGCATCCATTGCCGACCTGCCGGATCTGGAAGAGATCGACGTCGACGAATAACATGCGCTGCCTGTTTATTTCCGACCTGCATCTGCAGGCCTCACGCCCGGACCTTACCCGGGCGTTACTGACGTTCCTGAACAGTGAGGCCGGAGAGTGCCAGCAGCTGTATATTCTTGGCGACCTGTTCGAAGCCTGGATAGGTGACGATGCAATCCCCGGGGATATGCAACAGGTCATTTCAGCCTTACGGGATTTACACGATCAGGGGACCGAACTGTTTTTTCAGCACGGCAACAGAGACTTTCTGGTTCAGCAGACCTTTGCCGACCTGACTGGCTGCACCCTGTTACCGGAAGCCATTACCGTTGACCTCCCTGCCGGACGCGCCCTGCTCATGCATGGCGACCAGCTTTGCACCGATGACCATGAATACATGGAATTCCGCAAACTGCTGCGCAACCCGCAGTGGCAGGATGACTTCCTCAGTAAAAGCATTGCCGAGCGGCTGGAAATTGCCCGCCAGCTGCGGGCGGCGAGCCAGAACAAAAATGCCGAAAAATCTATGACCATCATGGATGTGAATCCGCAGGCAGTGGCACAGGCCATGACTGACGCAGACGTAAGCCTGCTCATCCACGGCCACACCCACCGCCCGGCTGTTCACGAAGAGGCTCAGGAGCGGCGACGCATAGTCCTGGGTGACTGGGATACGCAGGGCTGGTATCTGGAATGCACCGAAGCAGGCGAAGCCCTCATTAGCTTCCCCATTACAGATCACTGATCATAAAAAAACCGGCACATAGCCGGTTTTTTTTTAATCACTGCTGGATCATTATGCGGCTGAAGGCACACCGCTGTGGAAGCGGAACTCAGTATCCGGCGACTCGATCAGGTTACGCTCAGCTTCACGGAACATCGCCACCCGTTCACTGATATCTTCGCCTGCTGCATCTTCCGCGAGTTTCAGATAATCCTGGTAATGACGCCCTTCGGACTTCAGCAAAGAGCGGTAAAACTTTGCCAGCTCATCATCGAGATACGGCGCAAGTTTGGCAAAACGCTCACAGGAACGGGCCTCAATGAATGCACCGATAATAGAAATATCAATTAACCGGCCAGGCTCACTGGTCCGTACATGCTCACGTAATCCACCGGCATAGCGGGCTGAACTCAGATGACAGTACTGGATACCCCGGTCTTCCATCAGCGCCAGCACCTGTTCAAAATGAATCAGCTCTTCACGGGCCAGCCGGGACATTTTATTCAGCAAGTCACTGTTATCAACGTAACGAAACATCAGCGTCATCGCCGTGGATGCCGCTTTCTTTTCACAGTGAGCATGATCAATCAGCAACAGATCCTGCTGCTCAAGCGCAGCCTGAATCCAGCTATCAGGGGTTTCACAGGCAAGAAATTCTTTAATCTCGTCCAGAGCAGACATGTCATAATCCAACTGAAATTTAGCGAGCCGGGATTATACCCCGCAGTCCATCAGTAACAAACCGCCAGGGCCTGATTCAGCGCAATTAAAGTCAGGAAAAAATTACTCGGACGGCCCGTCAGCGGTGCGCCAGATAAAGACCAGTAAGCCACACATCATTGTTACCAGCATGACCTTCAGAATCAGGTACTTAACTATAAAAGTCGAAACACTGAAGCTAAGCACGATCAGCACGGTTGCAAGGCGCTTGGTGGCAGGAACAATGCAGCGGTACTCTTGCCAGTCCCGTATGGGCGGCCCGAGTTTCGGATGACTCATCAGCCAGCCATGAAACCGCGGCGATGATTTAGCAAAGCAGGTCGCTGTCAGCAGCAGGAATGGTGTCGTCGGCAGCAATGGCAGAAAGATACCAATCACGCCGAGAATCAGTGATAACCAGCCTGCCAGCAGCAACAATGGCCGCCAGAATGAAGAAACGGTGGCCACTTCCTCACTGATAACGGATGATTCGCGGCCGGGAACGGATGAATCTTTCAACGGGTTCATAACCAAACAGCATAAATACATGATGACAACAAACCAAGTCATAAATATGCATTACGCCATTTATTTTCATAATCATACTTTGTACCCCCCTTTCGGGGAGACCCAGGGCTAAACTCATCCATCCGGACAGGCTATAATGCGCTCCTTTTTAACTGACAGGATCTGCGCATGACAACCAGCGACACACAAAATCCGGAAACCAATCAAACCAAAAACGGATATCTGGTACTTGCCTCGCGGATGATTTTTGATGAAAAGCTGCCGGTTCGCTTCATGTACAAAACTGTACCTGAACATCTGAACGATACCGGATGGCGCTTATATACAGGCTACGAAGCCCCTGAATACCTTGAAGATGACATTGCCAACATGGCAACGGTTCCGATGGACAAAATCACCAACCTGGACCCTTCTCTTCAATCTCTGCTTGAATATAACGCTGGCACAGTCTGGGAACGGACACCGGATTGCACTGAATGGCAACGGGTATACGATTTCAAAATTCCGACCGCCAGCCCGGACGTTGAAATCACCAATGATCTGGGGCGCTTCAGCGTCAAAGAAGAAGACCTGGACATTTAAGACTGGCAGATATAAAAAAAGCGCCCTGAGGCGCTTGTTTTAATTCCGGATGTTTACACTTTGAACTGATTAAGACCCGCATCCTGTTTCTGGGTCAGTTCAACCATGCCGTGACACAGCTGAGACTGCTCATTAGCACTGTCGGACACCGTCTGGCTGATATCACGGATATTCGTCGTGTTACGGTTAATCTCTTCAGCCGTTGCACTCTGTTCTTCCGCCGCCGTTGCAATATGAATGGTCATTTCACTGATACTGCGGATACTGTCACGGATATTCAGCAGTGCACCATTGGCCTCACTGGCAAGCTCACTGGTTTCACTGGCCATGTTACGGCCCTGACTGATGGTCTGCTCTGCATTGGTTACACCGTTCTGCAGCTGATCGATCATCTCCTGAATTTCTTCAGTGGATTGCTGAGTCCGGGAAGCCAGCGCACGCACCTCATCAGCCACCACGGCAAATCCACGGCCAGCTTCACCCGCCCGCGCAGCCTCAATCGCCGCGTTAAGTGCTAACAGGTTAGTTTGCTGAGAAATACCGGTAATAACGGTCAGAATAGAGGCTATGTTATTACTGAAATCTGCCAGCTCATTGATGGTGTTCACCGCGTTATCCATATCAACGACCAGCTTCTCGATAGAAGACGTCGTCTGGGAAACAATGCCGGCACCCTGCTCTGCAGCCTGATCAGCCTGATTGGCCGCATCAGCGGTATGCTGGGCGTGCTGGGCAACATCCTGAGCCGTCGCTGACATCTCATGCATTGCCGCCGCCAACTGATCCAGTTCGCTCAGTTGCTGCGTCAGACGGGATACGGATTCATTGGCCGAACCGGCTGTCAGCTCCGTACTCGTCAGAATATCCGTAGAGGTGGTTTTGACATCCTGAATCAGTGCCTGCAGGTGCGATACGAACTCGTTAAAGTCGACTGATACCTGACCAAACTCATCTTTACTGTCCACGGACAAACGGTGTCTCAGGTCACCTTCACCGGAATTAATATCAATCAGTGACTCCCGTAGATTCTGCAACGGCGTCAGCAGACGGGTTGTTGTCATATACAGCACAACAGAACAGATCAGCACGCTCAGCACGGTGACGATTAACGCCCGTACGCCCAGCGCGGTAGCTTCTGCCATGACAATGTCTTTTTCCAGAATAACGCCGATCAGCCAGTCACTGCCGTACAGCCCTTCCAGCTTGGTGAATGAGGTCAGGACCGCTTCACCCTTAAAGCTTACTTCCTGCAGCTGATTGTTCAGCTGTGGCTGATCAGCCGTGAAAATATCTGACAATTGCTTGCCGTCAAACTCACCGCCCGGATAGCTGATAATGCTGCCGTTGCTATCCAGTAAGAATGCATGGCCCGCGCCGTTGAAATTCAGGGTATTCACCGCATCAGAAATGACCTGCAAGCTCAGATCACCGCCGAAAGCCCCCTTAAAGGCTCCGTTATCGGTAAACTTGGTGACAGCTGATACCAGCAGCAACCCGGAAGCAGCGTCATTATACGGCGCTGTCAGTACTGCCCGGTTATGCTCCTGCGCATACGGATACCACGGACGTTTACGGGCATCCCAGCCGGCAGGATTCCAACTCGAATCATTGGTTATCCGCTTGCCGTCTGTTGCCAGACCACCGAAGATCAACTCAAACTCACGCTTCAGGATCGGCGCATCAAATGTCTGCTGAATGGCCTCAGGCGTAAATTCAGCATCAATTACCTGAGCGGTCATATCGATCAGTGCCAGCTTGGCATTCAGCCAGTTAGTAATCTGGGCCGACAATGCCTGTGTTGCTTCCTGGGTATTACTCGCTGCGGTGCTATACAGTGAATCCCTCACTGACGCATACTGAAACCAGGAAAAAATGGTAAAAATAACCGCAACAACAGCCGATGCTACCACTGCAATTTTATGGGAGACTTTCATAGAACCTCTTTATGCTACTCATGTCAGCGAAAAAATTACCCGCGCCGGAACTAATTCTTGTTGTCGTAATCAGACAAATGGGTATTCTGCGAATACTACTTTTGTCGGGTGCCCTGAACAATCTACTTACATCACAGATTGGGTACTGCAAGCCACGGGATATGCTGTCTATAGCGCTGGATCAATAAAATCAACGGATTACAAACGCCGAATATTTCGACTTTTGGATGAGTTTCGGCCGTCGTAAAACGGCATGTCTGAAGGCCACGGAGAACTCCGTGACCCGATACGGATCAAACCGCCTGCGCTTTATACGCCTGCAGAAAACTGCGAACCTCCCCCACCTCTTTCAGGGTACGCATTTCGAGCAACATCTGTTCTGCCTGAGGATAACGCCGCTGCATCATTTTCAACCACTGTTTAAGCCGGCCATGAACATACTTAGGCGCCATCTGCACGACGACCCGCTCCAGATAATCCTCTAACACTGACAGCATACAGGGCCAGCTCATCGCCTGAAAATCTTCACCGCGATTGTGGCTGTTAATCATCAGGCCCAGGTCCGGTGAAGCAATCAGCCCCCGCCCGATCATGACATCATCACAGCCACTGACCTCGCGGCACTTCAGATAATCCTGATAATCCCAGACTTCACCATTGGCGGTAACAGGGATATCAACAGCCTCACGGATGCGGGCTATCCATTCCCAGTGCGCAGGCGGTTTATAGCCTTCAACTTTGGTCCGCGCATGGACTGCCAGACCATCAGCGCCAGCATCAGCAATGGCCCGTGCATTTTCAAGTGCCAGCGACTTATCCGCAAAACCCAGTCGCATCTTAGCGGTGACAGGCACATCCGCCGGCACTTCCTGACGGACCTTTTTAATGATGCTGTAAATCTCTTCCGGGAATTGCAGCAAAACCGCCCCACCCCGGTTTTTATTGACAGTTTTTGCCGGACAGCCAAAATTCAGATCAATACCCGGCGCACCCAGCTTCGCCGCACGACAGGCATTCATGGCCATCATTTCCGGATGATTGCCCAGCAACTGAACAATGACCGGCACACCACTGGCAGTTTTACCGCCGTTCAGCAGTTCAGGCGACAGCCGGTGAAACACTTTACGCGGCAACAGACGGTCAGAGATCCGCACGAATTCGGTAACGCACTGATCAACACCACCGATATCTGTCAGCATGTGGCGCATTGTGGCGTCCACAACCCCTTCCATCGGCGCTAAAACAATCTTCATAAACGGAGACTTTAATCCTGGCATGACAGCACCGACAGACGATACGGTGCCCCTTAAATGTAAAAAGGAGTGTCCGGCTAACCGGTCACTCCTCTGCACTGACGGAACCGGCGCTGACGCCGGTAACCCTGTTAACTGATCTTGGTTAGCAGATCAGTGGAATCATTACCGTCTTTGGTATCTTTACCCGCTTTAGCAGCATCATTACGTTTGGCTTCGATACGGTCCAGATACGCCTGATCAATGTCACCGGTGATGTACTCACCGTTAAACACTGAACTGTCGAAATTGTTAATTTCTTCGTTACCGGCGCGGACACATTCTTTCAGATCATCAAGATCCTGATACAGCATCCAGTCACAACCGATAAGTTCACCGACTTCATCATCGGTCCGGTCATGGGCGATCAGCTCGTCCACTGAAGGCATATCGATACCGTATACGTTCGGGAAACGGACAGCTGGCGCTGCAGAGGCAAAGTACACCTTTTTCGCACCCATATCCCGGGCCATCTCAACGATCTGCCGGGACGTGGTACCGCGAACAATCGAGTCATCAACCAGCATGACCACCTTGTCTTTGAATTCCAGCTCAATCGGGTTCAGCTTACGGCGCACAGACTTCTCACGCATTTCCTGACCCGGCATAATAAACGTACGGCCAATGTAACGGTTCTTAATAAAACCTTCCCGGAAATTCACGTTCAGATGATGGGCCATTTCCAGTGCAGAAGTTCGGCTGGTATCCGGAATCGGAATCACCACGTCGATGTCATGATCCGGACGCTCACGCATGACCTTCTCAGCCAGTTTTTCACCCATACGCATGCGCGACTTGTATACGTTCACTTCATCCATAATGGAGTCAGGACGCGCCAGATACACGTATTCAAACAGACACGGGGCAAAATCAGCTTTCGGCGCACACTGCAGCGTACTCACTTCGCCTTCCTGAGAAATGTAGATTGCTTCACCCGGGGCAATATCACGCACCAGTGTGTAACCGGAAATATCCAGTGCAACAGATTCTGAAGCAACCATAAACTCAGTACCGTTCGGCGTTTCGCGCTTACCGTATACCAGTGGACGGATACCGTTAGGATCCCGGAAGGCAACGATGCCATAACCGGTAATAACAGCAACCACTGCGTAACCGCCGATGCAACGCTCATGCACGGCTTTCACTGCCGTGAAAATATCGTCTGCGGTAGGTACCCGCTTACCGATTTGCTGCAATTCATGGGCAAAGATATTTAACAGAATTTCAGAATCAGACGTTGTATTAATATGACGCAGATTCTCATTGCGCATCTGCTCAGCCAGTTGCTCAGCATTGGTCAGGTTACCGTTATGCGCTAACGCAATCCCGTAAGGAGAGTTTACATAGAACGGCTGAGCTTCTGCAGAACTTGAGCTGCCCGCCGTCGGGTACCGGACGTGACCGATACCCTGATTACCTACCAGGCGCTTCATGTGCCGGGTACGGAAAACCTCATTGACTAAACCATTATCCTTACGCAGAAAAAAACGATCCTCGTCGCAGGTCACCATACCTGCGGCGTCCTGGCCACGGTGCTGGAGCACTGTCAGTGCATCAAAAATCGTCTGGTTTACATAGGACTTGGCAACCACGCCAACAATACCGCACATTTAAGACACCTCAGCTAAGCAATTACAGCAAAGTTAATTATTATTGATCCCGTCGACACCTATATTCCAGATCAGCGAGCCAATATCAGTGGCTGTGTCCCGGGTCCAGGTTTCAAGCAACAGGAAGTGGGGAATTAGCTGGGACTCATTCCACCACTGATCACTGACGACCGGTGAACGCACCAGTAACGCCGCCAGCACGACAACGATTAATCCGCCACGTACCACTCCAAAGCCTACGCCCAGAATGCGGTCCGTGCCACTCAGACCGGTCGCCTCTACTAGCATTCCGATCAGATTATTAAGAATAGCGCCCACCATAAGGGTAGCGACAAATAAAAGGATAAAAGCCCCGCCGATGCGTACTGAAGGTGTACTGATAAAATCATCCAGCAAGGTGCTCATAGAAGGAGCAAAAAGACGCGCGATAACGAATGCGGCAACCCAGGTGACCAGCGACAGGGCTTCCTTTACGAAACCACCGCGCAAGCTATATAGACCCGACAAAACAACGATACCGACAATTGCCCAGTCGGCCCAGTTCAGTGTCATAACAATCAGTTATCCAAGCCCTGTTAAAGGGACTGTCAGTAGGCTGAAACAGCCTGTTATCTGCAATGCCGCGGATTCTACCAGAGCCTGCGACATTACCCAATGCCTATCGGGTGGTAAAACGCACGATTATACCGTCGAGACCAAACTGCTCCTTGATCCCGCCCTGCAGCGACTCGAGCCTGGTTTTCTGCACATCCGGCCCGACAAACACCTTAATCAGGCTGCCATTTTTACGGGTATATACTTTATAACCCGCCTTAATAAGCTGGCGGCGTAACGCTTTGGCATTATCTTCATCTTTAAAGCTGGCCAACTGCAGGGTCCAGGCAACCGTCACACCCTCTGCATCCAGCGTGGGCGTATCGGTGCTCAAATCAATTTCAGGGGCAACTTTTTCTACC
This genomic window contains:
- a CDS encoding immunity protein Imm33 domain-containing protein gives rise to the protein MTTSDTQNPETNQTKNGYLVLASRMIFDEKLPVRFMYKTVPEHLNDTGWRLYTGYEAPEYLEDDIANMATVPMDKITNLDPSLQSLLEYNAGTVWERTPDCTEWQRVYDFKIPTASPDVEITNDLGRFSVKEEDLDI
- the miaE gene encoding tRNA-(ms[2]io[6]A)-hydroxylase yields the protein MSALDEIKEFLACETPDSWIQAALEQQDLLLIDHAHCEKKAASTAMTLMFRYVDNSDLLNKMSRLAREELIHFEQVLALMEDRGIQYCHLSSARYAGGLREHVRTSEPGRLIDISIIGAFIEARSCERFAKLAPYLDDELAKFYRSLLKSEGRHYQDYLKLAEDAAGEDISERVAMFREAERNLIESPDTEFRFHSGVPSAA
- a CDS encoding UDP-2,3-diacylglucosamine diphosphatase, which codes for MRCLFISDLHLQASRPDLTRALLTFLNSEAGECQQLYILGDLFEAWIGDDAIPGDMQQVISALRDLHDQGTELFFQHGNRDFLVQQTFADLTGCTLLPEAITVDLPAGRALLMHGDQLCTDDHEYMEFRKLLRNPQWQDDFLSKSIAERLEIARQLRAASQNKNAEKSMTIMDVNPQAVAQAMTDADVSLLIHGHTHRPAVHEEAQERRRIVLGDWDTQGWYLECTEAGEALISFPITDH
- a CDS encoding YbaN family protein → MNPLKDSSVPGRESSVISEEVATVSSFWRPLLLLAGWLSLILGVIGIFLPLLPTTPFLLLTATCFAKSSPRFHGWLMSHPKLGPPIRDWQEYRCIVPATKRLATVLIVLSFSVSTFIVKYLILKVMLVTMMCGLLVFIWRTADGPSE
- the ftnA gene encoding non-heme ferritin, whose translation is MLSPSMLEKLNSQINLEFYSSNMYLQMSSWAESKGFDGCAAFLMIHADEEMQHMKRLFTYVNETGAMARVGAIDAPVEEFTSIKDLFEKVYEHECLITRKINELAHTAFSNQDYSTFNFLQWYVAEQHEEEKLFKGILDKIEIIGEDGKGLFFIDKEIGQMANGEAGGSILEAEAQV
- a CDS encoding glutamine--tRNA ligase/YqeY domain fusion protein, whose product is MSNNDASTTNTPPTNFIHQIIEQDIQEGRNGGKVVTRFPPEPNGYLHIGHAKSICLNFGTAEKYNGECNLRFDDTNPSKEDQEYVDAIKEDVQWLGFKWAGEVRYASDYFDQFYAWAQHLIRNGNAYVCDLSPEEASEYRGWATKPGKNSPFRERSAEESLDLLERMKQGEFEEGSRVLRAKIDMTSSNMNLRDPILYRIRKQSHHQTGDKWCIYPNYDFAHGQEDAIEGVTHSICTLEFADHRPLYEWFIENLPVPSKPRQYEFGRLNINYTVTSKRKLKQLVDEGVVNGWNDPRMPTISGMRRRGYSAQAVRNFCDSLAVAKTDGVVDMAQFEFFVREDLNENSARAMCVLNPLKVVITNFPEGEVEMMTAPAHPQKEMGSRSLPFTREIYIDRNDFNEDSTLSRKKFKKLVPGDFMRLRSAYVIKAEEVIKDTDGEVTEIRATLVPGTVGENPPAEMKPRGVMHWVSATQGKQVKVRVYDRLFSVEKPNDDDFLADINPDSYMELDNCWAEPDLINAEPETVFQFEREGYFVADRYDHDVTTPTFNKTIGLKDSWVKK
- a CDS encoding acyl-CoA thioesterase, with protein sequence MPNDTNPAGDIFGGWVLSQMDMAAGICAGQRAQTRVVTVALDSMSFIRPVKVGDILGVYTETLSVGRTSMQIHVEAWVRRGRIGLREKVTEAIFKFVAIDDDGNPVPVPAEDELPEYVLGDHEF
- the bluB gene encoding 5,6-dimethylbenzimidazole synthase, coding for MTDPMMHQTDDGFTEQQLEGLYKAIYTRRDVRGQFKPDPIPADVLGRILDAAHHAPSVGFMQPWNFMLIRSEAVKRGVQTLFARANEEAAQMFESEKARLYQQLKLEGIMASPLNICITCDSEKAGPVVLGRTHDKAMDLYSTVCAVQNLMLAARAEGVGTGWVSIFDKDELKKLLNLPEHVTPVAYLCLGYVDFFYQKPELESVGWRKRLAVEEQVMFDRWDNLESDNAENQALLDELARRSENE
- a CDS encoding peptidylprolyl isomerase encodes the protein MIVLQTNFGDISLELNHEKAPKTAANFEKYVKEGFYDGVIFHRVIDGFMIQGGGFEPGMVSKENADSIENEADNGLSNKKYTVAMARTMDPHSASAQFFINVSDNTFLDHTAKTMEGWGYTVFAEVVDGFDAVDKIKAVTTTFRAGHQDVPTEDVIIKSASIADLPDLEEIDVDE